From a single Arachis hypogaea cultivar Tifrunner chromosome 3, arahy.Tifrunner.gnm2.J5K5, whole genome shotgun sequence genomic region:
- the LOC112790779 gene encoding uncharacterized protein produces MNRPTPPSRTHQPPPPPPPRRYQPPPRRYQPPPPPTPRYQPPPRQQPPPPLQQQQPPPPPPPPLHVTAEERGAPIIATKPKRPRPPSGRTNLASCVVATIFLIFIIIVILIVYFTVFKPQDPKIAVSAVQLPSFSVVNGTVNFTFSQYASVRNPNRAAFSHYDSSLQLLYSGTQVGFMFIPAGEIDAGRTKYMAATFSVQSFPLAAPPVAMTGMPTVMNGGGVGFNYGMRVQPTMEIESKLEMAGRVRVLHFFSHRVQATAGCRVAIAVTDGSVLGFHC; encoded by the coding sequence ATGAATAGACCCACTCCCCCTTCCAGAActcaccaaccaccaccaccgccaccgccacgACGATATCAGCCGCCACCCCGACGATATCAACCACCCCCACCTCCGACACCGAGATACCAACCACCGCCAcgacaacaaccaccaccaccactacaacaacaacaaccaccaccaccaccaccaccaccactacatGTTACGGCGGAAGAAAGAGGGGCTCCTATCATTGCCACCAAGCCAAAGAGGCCACGGCCACCGTCAGGGCGCACCAACTTGGCTTCCTGCGTCGTTGCCACCATCTTCCtaatcttcatcatcatcgtcatcctcATCGTTTACTTCACCGTCTTCAAGCCACAGGACCCAAAGATCGCCGTCAGCGCCGTCCAGCTTCCGTCTTTTTCCGTCGTTAACGGCACCGTCAACTTCACGTTCTCCCAGTACGCATCCGTCAGAAACCCTAACCGCGCGGCGTTCTCTCACTACGACAGCTCCCTACAGCTTCTCTACTCAGGCACCCAGGTGGGCTTCATGTTCATCCCAGCCGGCGAGATTGACGCCGGGAGGACAAAGTACATGGCGGCGACGTTCTCCGTGCAGTCGTTCCCTCTGGCGGCGCCGCCTGTGGCAATGACGGGGATGCCGACAGTGATGAACGGTGGAGGAGTTGGGTTCAACTACGGGATGAGAGTGCAGCCAACGATGGAGATCGAGTCGAAGTTGGAAATGGCGGGGCGCGTGAGGGTTCTACACTTCTTCAGCCACCGCGTGCAGGCCACTGCCGGTTGCAGGGTCGCCATTGCCGTCACCGACGGATCTGTCTTAGGTTTTCACTGCTAA